From the Yoonia rosea genome, the window TGCCACAATTATCGCCATCCGAAGCGCTCGAGACCTCGATGATCCACTCTCTGTCGGGGCTTTTGGACGAAGGCGGGATCAACCGCGAACGGCCCTTTCGGGAACCGCACCACACGGCATCAATGGCGGCCATCGTCGGCGGTGGCCGCAGCGCAAAGCCCGGCGAGATCAGCCTCGCGCATAACGGGGTGTTGTTCATGGATGAATTCCCGGAATTCCCGCGCACCGTGCTTGAGACCCTGCGCCAGCCTATCGAAACCGGCGAAGTGGTCGTGGCCCGCGCAAATGCCCATGTGCGCTATCCCTGCCGGTTTATGCTGGTCGCGGCGGCCAACCCCTGCAAATGCGGCTACCTCGCGGATCCGGCCCGCGCCTGCACACGTGCACCGATCTGTGGCGAGGATTATCTGGGGCGTATTTCAGGCCCGCTGATGGACCGGTTCGATCTGCGTGTCGAAGTACCTGCCGTCGCCTTTACCGATCTCGACCTCCCCGAAACCGGCGAAAGCTCGGCCGATGTTGCCAGCCGCGTCCATAAAGCGCGCGACATTCAAACCGCACGGTTTGCGGGGCATGGCGCTGCAAGGGTCAATGCCGACGCCGAAGGCCATCTGCTCGATGAAATCGCAACGCCTGACGCAGAGGGACGTGCACTCTTGCTCAAAATCGCGGAACGCTTTGGCCTCTCGGCACGTGGTTATCACCGCGTCCTGCGGGTAGCGCGGACAATCGCGGATTTAGAGGGTGAAGCAGATGTCCAAAGACCCCACGTGGCCGAGGCGGTCAGCTACCGGTTGGCGATGACCAAAGAGGTCTAGCGCCGTGCCTCGATCGCCTGCCAGATCTTCTCGGCGATGTTGACACCGTCAAAGCGCTCCAACTCCTGAATGCCGGTGGGTGATGTGACATTGATCTCGGTCAGCCATTTCCCAATCACGTCGATGCCGACAAAAATCTGGCCCTTTTCACGCAAGAGCGGCCCGATCCTCGCACAAATCTCGCGGTCGCGGTCGGTCAGTTCCACTTTCTCGGGGCGTCCACCCACATGCATGTTCGAGCGCGTTTCACCGGCGGCAGGCACACGGTTGATCGCACCGACCGGTTCGCCATCCACCAAAATCACGCGTTTATCGCCCTTGGACACATCCGGCAGAAACTGCTGCATGATCAGCGGTTCGCGGTTGATGCCGGAAAAAAGCTCATGCAGCGATGCAAGATTACTGTCGCCACCCTTCATCTTGAAGACACCCGCCCCGCCGTTGCCGTAAAGCGGCTTGAGAATCACATCGCCATACTGCGCGCGGAATGTCTTGAGCGTCTCAAGGTCGCGCGCAATCATCGTGGGCGGCGTCAGATCGGGGAAATTGAGCACCAGAAGCTTTTCGGGATAATTGCGCACCCAGAACGGATCATTCACCACCAATGTCTTGGGGTGGATCATATCCAGAATATGGGTTGTGGTGATATAGCTCATGTCAAACGGCGGGTCCTGCCGGAGCCAGACAACATCGAACTCCGACAGATCGACATATTGCTCGTCGCCCAGCGTAAAGTGATCGCCTTTGACGCGCTGCACCGTGAGCGGCCAGCCCTTCGCCATCACGCGGCCCTGATCATAGGCGAGCTTGTCAGGCGTATAATAGAACAGGCTATGCCCCCGCGCCTGCGCTTCCTCGGCGATGCGGAAGGTGCTGTCGGCATCAATATTGATCGGCCCAATCGGGTCCATCTGGAAAGCGATCTTAAGCGTCATGGCAGGCCTCTTGCATTATCAAGCTGGCGTGTTGATGGCCCAGCCTGCGCGCAGGTGCAATGGGCCTCAGAATTCCATAAAGGCGTTTTCAATCACTTTCAGGGCACCAAAACCGTTCACAATCGCCAGATCAAACCGCACATCGGTCAATTGACCGCGCGGCTCATTGGCCAAAAACTCACCCGCACTGGCCACGATCCGCGCCATTTGGCGATGCCCCAGCCGCGTCGCGGCCGTCGCAAAATTCTTGCTTTTCTTGACCTCGATGAAGACCACCGTGTCTCCATCGCGGGCGATCAGGTCAATTTCGCCGGCCTTTCCGCGCCAGCGCCGCGCGGCAATCGCGTGATGGCGTTTGGCATAGTCACCGGCGACAATATCCTCCGCCGCTAATCCAGCATGATATCCGACAGTTCCGCTCATTCCTCATCCCCCAACTGCAAGGCAATCTGGTAAACCTGCCTACGGGGCAGACCCAAAGCACCGGCCACAACTGTCGCCGCATCTTTCACACGCATTGTTTTCATCGCTTCACGTAGCGCCCCATCAATATCGCCATCTGCAACCTCGACAGCACCGGCACGACCCACCAACACAACGATTTCGCCTTTGACGGTCCGCTCAGCAAAATCACCCGCCAGCGTCGCAAGCGACCCGCGCGTGATTTCTTCAAACTTTTTCGTCAACTCGCGGCAGACCACCGCTTCTCGTTCATCCCCCAAGATATCGCGCAAATTAGCTAACATTTCCCCAACGCGTTTCGGGCTTTCGTAAAATACCAAGGTAAACGGGATATCGCGCAATGCCGCGATTTCATTTTCACGCTGTTTCTTGCCCGCTGGCAGAAAGCCGACGAATGCAAAACGATCGGTGGCGAGGCCCGACACGGTCAAGCCTGCCAGCACCGCAGAGGCCCCAGGCGCGGTCGTCACCTCCACCCCCTCTTTGATGGCAGCACGGCCCAATTCATAGCCCGGATCAGCCACCAAAGGTGTGCCCGCCTCAGAGACGTAAGCCACTGATTTGCCTGACTTCATATCTGCAACCAGCCGCGCAACAGCCCCGTCACCGCTGTGATCGTGAAACGCCACGACCTTGCGCCCGTTGAGTGGCACCCCGTGTATTTCCATCAACTTGCGCGCTGTCCGCGTATCCTCGGCGGCAATCAAATCGGCGGACGCCAGAATATCCAGCGCGCGCAACGTAATGTCGCGCGCAGACCCGATAGGCGTGGCCACGAAATACAGACCGGCAGAGAGTGGCTTGCTTATAAAATTCATCTCTGGACCCGCTGGCCCCCTGCTTTATGATGGACCTCAACATCGCGGCGGGACATGAGGCCTCGGCCAACTGCCGTTCGCGCGAAACAGGAGGAATACCACGC encodes:
- the gshB gene encoding glutathione synthase; translated protein: MTLKIAFQMDPIGPINIDADSTFRIAEEAQARGHSLFYYTPDKLAYDQGRVMAKGWPLTVQRVKGDHFTLGDEQYVDLSEFDVVWLRQDPPFDMSYITTTHILDMIHPKTLVVNDPFWVRNYPEKLLVLNFPDLTPPTMIARDLETLKTFRAQYGDVILKPLYGNGGAGVFKMKGGDSNLASLHELFSGINREPLIMQQFLPDVSKGDKRVILVDGEPVGAINRVPAAGETRSNMHVGGRPEKVELTDRDREICARIGPLLREKGQIFVGIDVIGKWLTEINVTSPTGIQELERFDGVNIAEKIWQAIEARR
- a CDS encoding YraN family protein; translated protein: MSGTVGYHAGLAAEDIVAGDYAKRHHAIAARRWRGKAGEIDLIARDGDTVVFIEVKKSKNFATAATRLGHRQMARIVASAGEFLANEPRGQLTDVRFDLAIVNGFGALKVIENAFMEF
- a CDS encoding YifB family Mg chelatase-like AAA ATPase, which gives rise to MVALAYTVAFEGIEARLVEVQCAVTPGIPAFAIVGLPDKAVSEARERVRAALSAMAIALPSKRITVNLSPADLPKEGSHFDLPIALALLAALEIIPQDVASQTVALGELSLDGTLVPVAGALPAAMAAAEGDRTLLCPQACGAEAAWVGSVNVIAPRSLAEMVRHFTGQAVLQSSQPGEVLARNGARDLSEVKGQERAKRALEIAAAGRHHLLLVGSPGSGKSMLAARIPGILPQLSPSEALETSMIHSLSGLLDEGGINRERPFREPHHTASMAAIVGGGRSAKPGEISLAHNGVLFMDEFPEFPRTVLETLRQPIETGEVVVARANAHVRYPCRFMLVAAANPCKCGYLADPARACTRAPICGEDYLGRISGPLMDRFDLRVEVPAVAFTDLDLPETGESSADVASRVHKARDIQTARFAGHGAARVNADAEGHLLDEIATPDAEGRALLLKIAERFGLSARGYHRVLRVARTIADLEGEADVQRPHVAEAVSYRLAMTKEV
- the rsmI gene encoding 16S rRNA (cytidine(1402)-2'-O)-methyltransferase, which encodes MNFISKPLSAGLYFVATPIGSARDITLRALDILASADLIAAEDTRTARKLMEIHGVPLNGRKVVAFHDHSGDGAVARLVADMKSGKSVAYVSEAGTPLVADPGYELGRAAIKEGVEVTTAPGASAVLAGLTVSGLATDRFAFVGFLPAGKKQRENEIAALRDIPFTLVFYESPKRVGEMLANLRDILGDEREAVVCRELTKKFEEITRGSLATLAGDFAERTVKGEIVVLVGRAGAVEVADGDIDGALREAMKTMRVKDAATVVAGALGLPRRQVYQIALQLGDEE